TCGTCCACCCATAAAAACCAGTATATttaaacaaaaaaaaaactaacAAAAACAGTCTACTGCCTCGACCGCCTCACAACCCCACACCCCGACTATGAGCTCGCAAAAGAGCACGCAGACAAGCACTACGGCGGCAGTCTGCACTACCACCGCATCGACGTGCGCAACGCCGAAGAAACAAACGCCATCTTCGCCGAAATCGCCGCCAACAACGGCCGCATGGACGGCCTGATCGCCGCCGCAGGCATCAACTACCTCGAGTCCGCCCTCGAGCACTGCCCCAAGATGCTGCACGAAGTCATGGACATCAACTACAACGGTGTCTTCCACagcgccaccgccgccgctaGGCAAATGTTCAACTACCAGCAAAAGGGCTCCATCCTTCTTATTGCCAGCATGTCCGGGCTTATTGCGAACAAGGGCATGACCTCGCCCGTGTACAACTCCTCCAAGGCGGCTGTTATCCAGCTCAGCAGGAACCTGGCGATGGAATGGGGACGGCATGGAATCCGTGTAAACTCTCTTTGCCCTGGTCACATCGTTACTCCCATGGTGGATGAGGTATTCAAGAAGGAGCCTGCTGCGCGGGCTGTGTGGGAGGCAGAGAACATGCTTGGACGATTGGCGACGCCAGAGGAGTTCAGAGGTGCGGCACTGTTTGCCCTGAGTGATGCTAGTAGCTTTATGACTGGGAGTACGATGTTGATTGATGGAGGACACACTGCTTGGTAAAAAAAAGGCTGGAGGACAAACAATAATCTGCCTTGCATAATTAATCAAACGAGCGAACAATAGACAAAGAGGAACGGTGTTTTTGGTTTGGGTTCAATCGAAGGGATTGATTGTTTGAATTGCACAAAGCAACAAAGTTTCATAATGATGACCGCCATATCATGCTTCTATCCATCTTGTATGCTTGTTTATAATATGGGGTTTCGGCTTTCAAGTTCCCACGGCTGAGCGTTTTGACGAGCGGATTCTGTGTCTGGTTCTTGGATGTTGGTCTTTCGTCTCTTGATTACAGGGTTTTACTTGGTTTAGTTTAGTTTTATGAGTGATAGTAATTGCTGCTTCATCCAATTTATTCAAAATACTTGATTCAGTATAATTTTTATGGCATGGGTAATCTTATCTACAGTACATCGCCAGTATACCAAACAATCATTATACAATATATGTaaacccctcctccctcctccccacaACAGCCGAAGCAGCCCCCGGCCCCAAAATAAGCACCTCGCGTTCTCGATCCGTCCCATCATCCATCCTCTCACCCCCCATAGTCATACCCACACCTTCCCTATTAGCCCGCTGCAGGGTAACCCTCAACACCCCCGCCAAAACAGCCACAAGACCCATAAAACCCGCACAGACAGCCATGCCACGCACATACCAAGGCCCATCTTCCGCAGGGTACAGCCTTGTCCCCAGCAACGGCCCACACTGCCCAATGACATTCAAGATAGCGACACTGGCGCCCTTCCCCTCGTTCGCGACGCGGTTGTCCATGCTCCACGTGATGATGAGCGTGATGGCCGAGAAGAACCCGGCTGTTGCGGGGTACACGGCTGCGTAGCGCAGCAGCTTATGTGTTGCTGGGGAGAGAGATGCGTGGAAATGCCCTGTGAGTGCGATGGTGAGGTACGCGGTTGCGGAGGTTAGGGCGTGGGCTATTAGGTACGGGCTgcgggagcgggagcggTCGGAGAGGTAGGCTGTTGCTAGGACGGTGATGAAGGCGACGAGGTAGGGTGGGGCGCTGAGGGCTTGGGAGTTTAGGGAGGAGTAGCCCATGCTAGACGAgttaataacttattttatgCTGTATGTTGGGTGTTTGGACGTACTCTTGTATTATTGTTGGGAGGAAAACGGGCATGGAGCTGAATGCGACGTTGCAGCTGAAGAACATGAACTATTGATTGATTAGTTAGTGGTTACGGAGGATTGGGTGCGAGGGAGACGTACAGCTGTGATATATGCC
Above is a window of Aspergillus puulaauensis MK2 DNA, chromosome 2, nearly complete sequence DNA encoding:
- a CDS encoding putative short chain dehydrogenase/oxidoreductase (COG:Q;~EggNog:ENOG410PIXZ;~InterPro:IPR002347,IPR036291,IPR020904;~PFAM:PF00106,PF13561,PF08659;~go_function: GO:0016491 - oxidoreductase activity [Evidence IEA];~go_process: GO:0055114 - oxidation-reduction process [Evidence IEA]), whose protein sequence is MRSTLSRSLPLRSSLCSARSSAAPASASWSRIRSPFAVPRFTYATGPDSSKPPNPHQDTNHIQARRPDIKEVTHRFREFDLQGRVYVITGGGRGLGLAMAEALLEAGAKVYCLDRLTTPHPDYELAKEHADKHYGGSLHYHRIDVRNAEETNAIFAEIAANNGRMDGLIAAAGINYLESALEHCPKMLHEVMDINYNGVFHSATAAARQMFNYQQKGSILLIASMSGLIANKGMTSPVYNSSKAAVIQLSRNLAMEWGRHGIRVNSLCPGHIVTPMVDEVFKKEPAARAVWEAENMLGRLATPEEFRGAALFALSDASSFMTGSTMLIDGGHTAW